One genomic window of Citrobacter sp. Marseille-Q6884 includes the following:
- the miaB gene encoding tRNA (N6-isopentenyl adenosine(37)-C2)-methylthiotransferase MiaB produces the protein MTKKLHIKTWGCQMNEYDSSKMADLLDATHGYELTDVAEEADVLLLNTCSIREKAQEKVFHQLGRWKLLKEKNPELIIGVGGCVASQEGDHIRQRAHYVDIIFGPQTLHRLPEMINKVRGSNTRSPVVDISFPEIEKFDRLPEPRAEGPSAFVSIMEGCNKYCTYCVVPYTRGEEVSRPADDILFEIAQLAAQGVREVNLLGQNVNAWRGENYDGTLGSFADLLRLVAAIDGIDRIRFTTSHPIEFTDDIVEVYRDTPELVSFLHLPVQSGSDRVLNLMGRTHTALEYKAIIRKLRAARPDIQISSDFIVGFPGETTQDFEQTMKLIADVNFDMSYSFIFSARPGTPAADMVDDVPEEEKKQRLYILQERINQQAMAWSRRMLGTTQRILVEGTSRKSIMELSGRTENNRVVNFEGTPEMIGKFVDVEITDVWTNSLRGKVVRTEDEMGLRIAESPESVIARTRKENDLGVGIYQP, from the coding sequence ATGACCAAAAAACTCCATATTAAAACCTGGGGCTGTCAGATGAACGAATACGATTCATCGAAGATGGCCGATCTGCTGGATGCCACACACGGATATGAATTGACCGACGTGGCGGAAGAAGCGGATGTGCTGCTGCTGAATACCTGCTCAATCCGCGAGAAGGCTCAGGAAAAGGTCTTCCATCAATTAGGCCGCTGGAAGCTGCTGAAAGAGAAAAATCCCGAACTCATCATCGGTGTCGGCGGTTGTGTTGCCTCTCAGGAAGGTGATCACATTCGCCAACGTGCGCACTATGTCGATATTATTTTTGGGCCACAAACCCTGCATCGTCTGCCGGAGATGATCAACAAAGTACGCGGTAGCAATACCCGTAGCCCGGTGGTTGATATCAGCTTCCCGGAAATCGAAAAATTCGACCGTCTGCCGGAACCGCGTGCCGAAGGTCCAAGCGCGTTTGTTTCTATCATGGAAGGCTGTAACAAGTACTGCACTTACTGCGTGGTGCCCTATACCCGCGGTGAAGAAGTCAGCCGTCCGGCGGATGATATCCTGTTCGAAATCGCCCAACTTGCTGCGCAAGGGGTTCGTGAAGTGAACCTGTTGGGGCAAAACGTTAACGCCTGGCGTGGCGAAAACTACGACGGCACACTCGGTTCGTTTGCCGATCTGTTACGTCTGGTTGCCGCGATCGACGGCATTGACCGTATCCGTTTCACCACCAGCCACCCAATCGAATTCACCGATGATATCGTTGAAGTCTACCGTGATACACCGGAACTGGTGAGCTTCCTGCACCTCCCGGTACAGAGTGGTTCGGATCGCGTACTGAACCTGATGGGACGCACCCATACGGCGCTGGAATACAAAGCCATCATCCGTAAACTGCGCGCGGCGCGTCCGGATATCCAGATTAGCTCTGACTTCATCGTCGGTTTCCCTGGCGAAACCACGCAGGATTTCGAGCAGACCATGAAGCTGATTGCGGACGTCAATTTTGATATGAGCTACAGCTTTATCTTCTCTGCGCGTCCTGGTACTCCTGCCGCCGATATGGTTGATGATGTGCCGGAAGAGGAGAAAAAACAGCGTCTGTACATCCTGCAAGAGCGCATCAACCAGCAGGCGATGGCCTGGAGTCGCCGCATGCTTGGCACGACTCAGCGTATTCTGGTTGAAGGTACGTCCCGTAAAAGCATTATGGAGCTGTCTGGTCGCACCGAAAATAACCGTGTGGTGAACTTTGAAGGCACCCCGGAAATGATCGGCAAGTTCGTCGACGTTGAAATTACCGACGTCTGGACCAACTCCCTGCGCGGTAAAGTGGTACGTACCGAAGACGAAATGGGACTGCGAATCGCAGAAAGCCCGGAATCCGTTATTGCTCGTACCCGTAAAGAAAACGATCTTGGCGTCGGTATTTACCAGCCTTAA